A region from the Mya arenaria isolate MELC-2E11 chromosome 2, ASM2691426v1 genome encodes:
- the LOC128221328 gene encoding 17-beta-hydroxysteroid dehydrogenase type 6-like, with protein sequence MCPVLCILAVLLPLGLLVALNKYFRSRRLPPADKAVFITGCDRGFGETLAAQLSAGGYRIFAGCLNADSDGARKLRVNSNVTVIPVDVTSDEAVQAAVDVMKVELGEKGLWALVNNAGVAVFAETEWCTMAAYNHVIGVNLLGAIRVTKACLPLVRKTRGRVVNISSLAGRFALPGFTAYSASKFGCIGFSDALRREMEKFGVHVACLEPKLYRTAISDGEFHVRTCERMWAETADDVKVDYGDTYFRAFLDAMLKNLKYSSRRTYQVTDDLVHAVTAVYPYRRYVPSLKMQMITDAFMVQPQLVQDRGLLATTGVKCTPFSMRQRKAV encoded by the exons ATGTGTCCCGTGCTTTGTATCCTGGCAGTCCTGCTGCCCCTCGGTCTCCTCGTCGCCCTAAACAAATACTTCCGGTCGCGGCGACTGCCACCTGCCGACAAGGCCGTCTTCATAACAG GCTGTGACCGTGGGTTCGGAGAGACGCTCGCCGCTCAGCTGTCCGCGGGCGGCTACCGGATTTTTGCAGGATGTCTGAACGCCGACAGCGATGGTGCGCGCAAACTCCGTGTCAATAGCAACGTCACCGTGATCCCAGTTGACGTCACAAGCGACGAGGCTGTTCAAGCCGCTGTTGACGTCATGAAAGTGGAGTTGGGTGAAAAGG GTTTGTGGGCGCTTGTTAACAACGCGGGGGTGGCAGTATTTGCAGAGACGGAGTGGTGCACCATGGCTGCCTACAACCACGTGATCGGCGTCAATCTCCTGGGCGCCATCCGGGTCACGAAGGCCTGTCTGCCCCTCGTCCGTAAAACACGCGGTCGCGTCGTAAACATCTCCAGTCTTGCAG GAAGGTTTGCCCTGCCGGGTTTCACGGCGTACTCCGCCTCCAAGTTCGGCTGTATCGGCTTCTCGGACGCTCTTCGTCGCGAGATGGAAAAGTTTGGGGTGCACGTCGCCTGCTTAGAGCCTAAACTATACAG GACTGCCATCTCGGACGGCGAGTTTCACGTGCGGACATGCGAGCGAATGTGGGCGGAGACGGCCGATGACGTTAAGGTTGACTATGGCGACACCTATTTCCGGGCGTTCCTGGATGCCATGCTCAAAAACCTCAAATACTCCAGCAGGAGGACATACCAA GTGACTGACGACCTCGTGCACGCAGTGACGGCGGTATACCCCTACCGCCGTTACGTGCCCTCCCTCAAGATGCAGATGATCACAGACGCCTTTATGGTGCAGCCTCAGCTCGTGCAGGACCGCGGTCTCCTCGCCACCACCGGCGTCAAGTGTACACCCTTCTCCATGAGACAGAGAAAGGCCGTATGA
- the LOC128219585 gene encoding SUN domain-containing protein 1-like isoform X4, whose product MSRYRIHGRRRGGDLGGVSSEDDDELLYGEYSDQEFSDTETDVSYEKVLEEGIELRSGKNLQSLREVLHHHDQLGAPHTTSKLPRGSRVSDLSPRSHSTSKKELKSQRIHLQYDQLDSSHHTMSKSQNYLQTSNITARKSLNTEFSKKHASDQVPSISKHLKSNLKNRKYNERVGEPPHSKSGLSTRTVTKTVVEEFEEFPEKGALEASEKQTRSSQAQTALGSKNTVNLYGLDSDGEFSDTDSSYTRTSASSNGGSSYSGTTRSSSNTTTIITTVTETIWTVTRSAFRPIVSHVCRPLWTNVGWPAWTLITSVLTSVLYLLWTLVSIPVTLVVSGLGRFLSWLGSVRSQTDTVDGVDFQRTVGKKAQSQKAGADDVRSQAAGAERSHFSATTVGSSQSLATGMNSSQPGPATMDSAQSGPSIIHSVQSGAGWLWETVEQITWSIASFDVFLFKRRRGRGCCLLLPLLLLLPLLLAFITGASIWDKESTLLGLFGKQEGPKIIINEKSGQLDAELRQLLFQLSQRSESQLTVGDVEAIVQRIVDQKTERVWGEVQATHSQDVQVQTKWRTDQEQQLAKLQREQGDLTAAIKGLEGVIASQKAAILDQGTEIEGIAGLEEKLAALQTQLSALDTQQVALAAQLNACCKNESYYAGAIKKSVAVTLAQMMSGTVSGEATQDGFTTWLHSNYVSRAALDERLEQLTAELTASVLSLVREREVTREPDVAPVLVGSSMDEQQVRAMIEAALYRYSADKTGLPDLALESAGGAVVSTRCSETFYRKTALVSVFGIPLWYTSNSPRTVIQPEVHPGQCWAFRGSQGYIVIQTATLITPTGFTLEHIPKALSPSGHIDSAPRDFTVLGLSADNDRVGVSLGNFSYKDEGSPVQYFPIQVSQKAGVFSLYELKILSNYGNPEYTCLYRFRIHGKPAKL is encoded by the exons TTCTGGAGGAGGGTATAGAGCTGCGATCTGGGAAGAACCTGCAGTCACTCCGAGAAGTATTGCACCACCATGACCAGCTGGGGGCTCCCCACACCACATCCAAGCTCCCTAGGGGGTCGCGTGTCTCTGACCTCTCACCAAGGTCACACTCCACAAGTAAAAAGGAACTAAAATCACAACGTATCCATCTACAATATGACCAGCTGGATAGCAGTCACCACACAATGTCGAAGTCACAAAATTATTTACAGACTTCCAATATCACTGCTAGGAAGAGTTTAAATACCGAGTTTAGTAAAAAGCATGCATCAGATCAAGTGCCATCtataagtaaacatttaaagtcaaacttaaaaaacagaaaatacaatgaaagagTGGGTGAGCCCCCTCATTCTAAGTCAGGGTTGTCAACTCGGACTGTGACCAAGACTGTAGTGGAGGAGTTTGAAGAATTCCCAGAGAAAGGTGCCTTAGAGGCGTCCGAGAAACAGACAAGGTCTAGTCAGGCCCAAACAGCACTTGGTAGCAAAAACACTGTCAATCTGTATG GTTTGGACTCAGATGGGGAGTTTTCTGATACAGACTCCAGCTATACCCGCACGTCCGCATCCAGCAATGGAGGCAGTAGCTACAGTGGCACCACCAGATCATCATCAAATACAACAACCATCATCACTACTGTCACAG AGACCATATGGACGGTAACCAGAAGTGCATTCCGGCCAATTGTCAGTCATGTCTGTCGTCCTCTGTGGACCAATGTTGGCTGGCCTGCCTGGACACTGATCACCTCTGTCCTAACCTCCGTGCTTTACCTCCTGTGGACACTTGTTTCCATACCTGTGACACTAGTGGTGTCTGGTCTGGGCCGGTTCCTGTCTTGGCTGGGGTCAGTCCGTTCACAGACCGACACAGTTGATGGTGTTGATTTTCAAAGAACAGTGGGAAAGAAAGCCCAATCACAAAAAGCAGGTGCAGACGATGTGCGGTCACAAGCTGCAGGGGCAGAGAGAAGTCATTTTAGTGCAACTACTGTGGGCAGTAGCCAGTCTTTGGCAACAGGTATGAACAGTTCACAGCCTGGACCCGCAACTATGGACAGTGCTCAGTCTGGACCCTCCATTATTCATAGTGTCCAGTCAGGGGCTGGTTGGCTGTGGGAAACAGTCGAACAAATCACCTGGAGCATAGCCAGCTTTGACGTTTTCCTGTTTAAAAG GCGTCGTGGGCGAGGCTGCTGTCTGTTGCTGCCACTGTTGTTACTGCTGCCCCTCCTCCTAGCCTTCATCACTG gTGCTTCAATATGGGATAAAGAGTCAACATTGCTAGGACTGTTTGGGAAACAAGAAGGACCAAAGATAATTATCAAT GAGAAGAGTGGACAGTTGGATGCTGAGCTACGACAGCTGCTGTTTCAGTTGAGCCAGCGGTCGGAGAGCCAGCTGACTGTGGGTGACGTTGAGGCCATTGTCCAGCGGATAGTTGACCAGAAGACAGAGCGCGTATGGGGGGAGGTACAGGCCACACACAGCCAGGATGTACAAGTACAG aCAAAGTGGCGCACAGACCAGGAGCAGCAACTAGCCAAGTTACAGAGGGAGCAGGGTGACCTTACAGCAGCCATCAAG GGCCTGGAGGGTGTGATTGCCAGTCAGAAGGCAGCCATATTGGACCAAGGCACTGAGATAGAGGGTATAGCAGGGCTGGAGGAAAAGCTGGCCGCCCTGCAGACACAGTTGTCTGCCCTTGACACACAGCAGGTAGCACTGGCGGCACAGCTCAATGCCTGTTGCAAGAATGAGTCATACTATGCTGGAGCCATAAAGAAGAGTGTTGCCGTGACTCTAGCTCAG ATGATGTCAGGTACTGTGAGCGGTGAGGCGACCCAGGATGGGTTCACCACATGGCTTCACTCCAACTACGTGAGCCGTGCAGCCCTTGACGAACGCCTTGAACAGCTCACCGCCGAGCTCACTGCTAGTGTGCTCAGCCTTGTTCGGGAGCGGGAGGTTACGCGAGAACCAGATGTGGCTCCCGTCCTTGTGGGATCAAGCATGGATGAACAG CAGGTACGGGCTATGATTGAGGCGGCACTCTACCGGTACAGTGCCGACAAGACCGGCCTGCCAGACTTGGCCCTTGAATCTGCTG GTGGTGCAGTAGTCAGTACTCGTTGCTCAGAGACGTTTTACAGGAAGACAGCGCTGGTCAGTGTGTTTGGCATTCCACTCTGGTACACGTCCAACTCACCCCGGACTGTCATACAG CCGGAAGTTCACCCAGGTCAGTGTTGGGCGTTCCGGGGCTCACAGGGCTACATCGTGATTCAGACAGCCACCCTAATAACCCCCACTGGCTTCACCCTGGAGCACATACCTAAGGCTCTGTCACCAAGCGGACACATTGACAGTGCCCCCCGTGACTTCACTGTACTG GGCTTATCAGCGGACAATGACCGAGTGGGTGTGTCCTTGGGAAACTTCTCGTACAAGGATGAGGGCAGCCCCGTACAGTATTTCCCCATACAG GTTAGCCAGAAGGCGGGAGTGTTTAGTCTGTACGAGCTGAAGATCCTCAGTAACTATGGCAACCCAGAATATACATGCCTGTACCGGTTCCGTATCCATGGGAAACCAGCTAAACTCTAG
- the LOC128219585 gene encoding uncharacterized protein LOC128219585 isoform X3, whose amino-acid sequence MQRLPKTDYTYAKSGSYSPRFFDRKYVNPNMSRYRIHGRRRGGDLGGVSSEDDDELLYGEYSDQEFSDTETDVSYEKVLEEGIELRSGKNLQSLREVLHHHDQLGAPHTTSKLPRGSRVSDLSPRSHSTSKKELKSQRIHLQYDQLDSSHHTMSKSQNYLQTSNITARKSLNTEFSKKHASDQVPSISKHLKSNLKNRKYNERVGEPPHSKSGLSTRTVTKTVVEEFEEFPEKGALEASEKQTRSSQAQTALGSKNTVNLYGLDSDGEFSDTDSSYTRTSASSNGGSSYSGTTRSSSNTTTIITTVTETIWTVTRSAFRPIVSHVCRPLWTNVGWPAWTLITSVLTSVLYLLWTLVSIPVTLVVSGLGRFLSWLGSVRSQTDTVDGVDFQRTVGKKAQSQKAGADDVRSQAAGAERSHFSATTVGSSQSLATGMNSSQPGPATMDSAQSGPSIIHSVQSGAGWLWETVEQITWSIASFDVFLFKRRRGRGCCLLLPLLLLLPLLLAFITGASIWDKESTLLGLFGKQEGPKIIINEKSGQLDAELRQLLFQLSQRSESQLTVGDVEAIVQRIVDQKTERVWGEVQATHSQDVQVQTKWRTDQEQQLAKLQREQGDLTAAIKGLEGVIASQKAAILDQGTEIEGIAGLEEKLAALQTQLSALDTQQVALAAQLNACCKNESYYAGAIKKSVAVTLAQMMSGTVSGEATQDGFTTWLHSNYVSRAALDERLEQLTAELTASVLSLVREREVTREPDVAPVLVGSSMDEQQVRAMIEAALYRYSADKTGLPDLALESAGGAVVSTRCSETFYRKTALVSVFGIPLWYTSNSPRTVIQPEVHPGQCWAFRGSQGYIVIQTATLITPTGFTLEHIPKALSPSGHIDSAPRDFTVLGLSADNDRVGVSLGNFSYKDEGSPVQYFPIQVSQKAGVFSLYELKILSNYGNPEYTCLYRFRIHGKPAKL is encoded by the exons TTCTGGAGGAGGGTATAGAGCTGCGATCTGGGAAGAACCTGCAGTCACTCCGAGAAGTATTGCACCACCATGACCAGCTGGGGGCTCCCCACACCACATCCAAGCTCCCTAGGGGGTCGCGTGTCTCTGACCTCTCACCAAGGTCACACTCCACAAGTAAAAAGGAACTAAAATCACAACGTATCCATCTACAATATGACCAGCTGGATAGCAGTCACCACACAATGTCGAAGTCACAAAATTATTTACAGACTTCCAATATCACTGCTAGGAAGAGTTTAAATACCGAGTTTAGTAAAAAGCATGCATCAGATCAAGTGCCATCtataagtaaacatttaaagtcaaacttaaaaaacagaaaatacaatgaaagagTGGGTGAGCCCCCTCATTCTAAGTCAGGGTTGTCAACTCGGACTGTGACCAAGACTGTAGTGGAGGAGTTTGAAGAATTCCCAGAGAAAGGTGCCTTAGAGGCGTCCGAGAAACAGACAAGGTCTAGTCAGGCCCAAACAGCACTTGGTAGCAAAAACACTGTCAATCTGTATG GTTTGGACTCAGATGGGGAGTTTTCTGATACAGACTCCAGCTATACCCGCACGTCCGCATCCAGCAATGGAGGCAGTAGCTACAGTGGCACCACCAGATCATCATCAAATACAACAACCATCATCACTACTGTCACAG AGACCATATGGACGGTAACCAGAAGTGCATTCCGGCCAATTGTCAGTCATGTCTGTCGTCCTCTGTGGACCAATGTTGGCTGGCCTGCCTGGACACTGATCACCTCTGTCCTAACCTCCGTGCTTTACCTCCTGTGGACACTTGTTTCCATACCTGTGACACTAGTGGTGTCTGGTCTGGGCCGGTTCCTGTCTTGGCTGGGGTCAGTCCGTTCACAGACCGACACAGTTGATGGTGTTGATTTTCAAAGAACAGTGGGAAAGAAAGCCCAATCACAAAAAGCAGGTGCAGACGATGTGCGGTCACAAGCTGCAGGGGCAGAGAGAAGTCATTTTAGTGCAACTACTGTGGGCAGTAGCCAGTCTTTGGCAACAGGTATGAACAGTTCACAGCCTGGACCCGCAACTATGGACAGTGCTCAGTCTGGACCCTCCATTATTCATAGTGTCCAGTCAGGGGCTGGTTGGCTGTGGGAAACAGTCGAACAAATCACCTGGAGCATAGCCAGCTTTGACGTTTTCCTGTTTAAAAG GCGTCGTGGGCGAGGCTGCTGTCTGTTGCTGCCACTGTTGTTACTGCTGCCCCTCCTCCTAGCCTTCATCACTG gTGCTTCAATATGGGATAAAGAGTCAACATTGCTAGGACTGTTTGGGAAACAAGAAGGACCAAAGATAATTATCAAT GAGAAGAGTGGACAGTTGGATGCTGAGCTACGACAGCTGCTGTTTCAGTTGAGCCAGCGGTCGGAGAGCCAGCTGACTGTGGGTGACGTTGAGGCCATTGTCCAGCGGATAGTTGACCAGAAGACAGAGCGCGTATGGGGGGAGGTACAGGCCACACACAGCCAGGATGTACAAGTACAG aCAAAGTGGCGCACAGACCAGGAGCAGCAACTAGCCAAGTTACAGAGGGAGCAGGGTGACCTTACAGCAGCCATCAAG GGCCTGGAGGGTGTGATTGCCAGTCAGAAGGCAGCCATATTGGACCAAGGCACTGAGATAGAGGGTATAGCAGGGCTGGAGGAAAAGCTGGCCGCCCTGCAGACACAGTTGTCTGCCCTTGACACACAGCAGGTAGCACTGGCGGCACAGCTCAATGCCTGTTGCAAGAATGAGTCATACTATGCTGGAGCCATAAAGAAGAGTGTTGCCGTGACTCTAGCTCAG ATGATGTCAGGTACTGTGAGCGGTGAGGCGACCCAGGATGGGTTCACCACATGGCTTCACTCCAACTACGTGAGCCGTGCAGCCCTTGACGAACGCCTTGAACAGCTCACCGCCGAGCTCACTGCTAGTGTGCTCAGCCTTGTTCGGGAGCGGGAGGTTACGCGAGAACCAGATGTGGCTCCCGTCCTTGTGGGATCAAGCATGGATGAACAG CAGGTACGGGCTATGATTGAGGCGGCACTCTACCGGTACAGTGCCGACAAGACCGGCCTGCCAGACTTGGCCCTTGAATCTGCTG GTGGTGCAGTAGTCAGTACTCGTTGCTCAGAGACGTTTTACAGGAAGACAGCGCTGGTCAGTGTGTTTGGCATTCCACTCTGGTACACGTCCAACTCACCCCGGACTGTCATACAG CCGGAAGTTCACCCAGGTCAGTGTTGGGCGTTCCGGGGCTCACAGGGCTACATCGTGATTCAGACAGCCACCCTAATAACCCCCACTGGCTTCACCCTGGAGCACATACCTAAGGCTCTGTCACCAAGCGGACACATTGACAGTGCCCCCCGTGACTTCACTGTACTG GGCTTATCAGCGGACAATGACCGAGTGGGTGTGTCCTTGGGAAACTTCTCGTACAAGGATGAGGGCAGCCCCGTACAGTATTTCCCCATACAG GTTAGCCAGAAGGCGGGAGTGTTTAGTCTGTACGAGCTGAAGATCCTCAGTAACTATGGCAACCCAGAATATACATGCCTGTACCGGTTCCGTATCCATGGGAAACCAGCTAAACTCTAG